The Paenibacillus spongiae nucleotide sequence CGCTTCAAGAAATCTCCGCTTATTCGGGCACCTCTGTCTCGACATTGAAGAAACGTCTATTCGATGCCCGGAGTAAATTGAGAGGCACGCTCCCCGTAGCCGATTTCGTCGCGGTGTTCCATCAGCTATATGAAGGAGGAAGCAACATGCTGCATATCGTTAACGGTGATTCCGTTGCGGACAAGCTGCGTCAAGGCGTCGTGCAAGGGGATATTCTGGTCTGGCGGGAGGTCTACCCCGAAGGGCCCGTATTTCTGGATCCGGCGAATAAGGCGAACCGGTCCGCCCGTGCCCAGTATTTGGAGAGCGCAATGGGAATTCCAAGCGAGGTGTATATCGAGGGGTGCCTGACACAAGAGAAAGCGTTAGCTGATTTTCACAACTATGAGGAAATCGTGCTCTGGTTCGAGCATGACCTCTTCGACCAGACCATGCTCTGTTATTTGCTCCATTGGCTCTCGCAGCAGAAGCTGGGGAAGACAAAGATAAGCTTGCTGTGCATCGGCGCGTATCCGGGGATCGAGCTGTTTCGGGGATTGGGGCAGCTGTCCGTGGAGCAGATGAAAACATTATCGGGTACGTGGCAGTCCATAAGGCAGGAAGAGTTCGATCTTGGAGCGGCGGTATGGGAAGCGTATTGCTCTCCAGACCCGGGCCGATTGGTTGAACTGCTTCAAGAAGGCCGTACCGCTGTGCTGCCTTATGTGCATAATGCCTTTGAGCTTCATCTGTCGCGGCTGCCGTCCACTTATAATGGACTTGGCATCGTAGAGCAAACCACGCTGGAGATGGTCCGCGGCGGAGCCGATTCGCCGCTGGAGCTGTTCGAGCATGTCGGCAACAAGCTGCATGAGCTCGGCATGGGAGACCTTCAATATTGGCATAGCCTGGCGGGAATATCGCAGGGGCCTCATCGGCTGCTGAACATCGAGGGACTGGAAGCATTCCCGACCTTCGAGGGTTCCGCGCCGTCATTTCGCCATTGTAAAGTGACGCTAACGGAGCTAGGCAGGAGCGTCATGAACGGGACCGCGGATTGGGTCGCAGCGAATGGGATCGACGCATGGTTCGGCGGCATTCATCTGCAGGGTCATTCCAGTCCTTGGCGATGGGATGCATCGAGCAGAAGGATCGTTAAGATAGTGTGACCGCTGTGCATTAGGGATGGTGTGGACCACAGCGGGGCCTGTAACGCCCTTTTAGGGTCTTACAGCTTTGGCTGCGTGTACGACAGGCGGAGGTGAAGGAGCGTAAGGCCGGTTTTGACGCTTTTTCGGCGTTGCAGCCGTAGGGCGGCAGGCCCGTCGAATTCGCCGCGATCAGGTGAGCTGCTGCGCAATGTATGGCCGGCCCTGAAAGGGACGCCGTGCGTGCGGCTTTTTATTGAAAGCGGAATGGAATCAATCACTTGTTTATGGGCTGTAACTGGTTGCGACGAGGTAACCGGTTACGGCTTTTTGTATGTTATGAGCGAACAATGATTGCCAATAAAATGAAAACATGATATATTACCATCCATATGGATGCTGGAGGGATGGTAATTGGCTGATCAAGAGAAAATAACAATTAACCTTGGACCTGTCGATTTGGGCCAAATTGATTTATTAGTCGATCAAGGTTTTTATTCCAACCGGACCGATTTTATTAAAATCGCTATACGAAACCAGCTGCAAAATCATTCAACCGAAATAAAACGGTATACGACGGAGAAATTTTTTGTCATGGGTGTTCTGGAGTTTAGCCGCGAGCGGCTGGAAGAGCTTCGTCAATCCGGCAAAGTGCTTGATATTAAGCTGATCGGGTCATTGATGATTTCCGATGACGTAACACTCGATTTAGCAAGAGAGACGTTCGGGAAGCTCAAGCTGTTTGGCATGATGAAGGCACCAGGCGATGTTAAGCTGTTTCTGCAGGAGCTAGGCAGGAAGCATTAATATCGTCAATAACAAAGGGGGATAACCATAATTGGTGAAGCGGCGATTCAGCTAGTCAAGGCGAGAACAACAGGATCATGTCACACCGCCTGTTGTCAAGAGGAGACCTGCGAGGGTCTCTTCTTGCTTGTCCATGGAACGAATGATCGGAAGCGCAACCCGCTGCCCTTGATCGTCAGGTCCGAATCGGAGTTAGAATATAGGTCGACTGCGGGTCGGCGGAAGGTTCAATTACGATGGGATTCAGCTTGCCGGTAAATTTCAAAGTGGTCCTCTCGCTGTCAGCGGAACGCAGTATATCCCGCATATGCTTGCCGTTGAAGGCCAGTTCGATATCGGCGCCTGTTCGGTTGGCCAGATTCAGTTCTTCAATAACATCGCCTACTTGAGCCGTTCTGGCCGTTAATTTAATGTGATGACCGGCTGCATGGAACCGCAAGAGCTGGCTTTCATCCGTAAGGAGCATGACCCGTTCGATCGCCTGTATCATCGCGTCGGAATGTACGAGGAGCTCTGTCGTGTGGGATATTGGAATCAAGTGCTCCACGTTAGGATAGGTGCCGTCGATTAAGGCCGAGTAGACCATCGTATGTCCGGTTTTGAAGACCGCCCAGCTTTCGCCGAAGGCGATCTCCGTTGTTCCTTGCTCGTCGCGGAGCAGCTTGGCCAGTTCAAGCAGGTTGCTCCCAGGAATAATAATCGGATGGATGACCGGTACAGGGCTAATGTCCAGATCAATCGTCCGCACTGCCAATCGGACTCCATCCGCAGCGAGAAACCGGAGGCGGCCCTGCGCATCAAGCCGGCAGGAAACGCCCGTCAGGACAGGCCTGTTCTCGGAGCTCGACACGGCAAAAGCGACTTGTTTAATGACACGGTACAGCAGCGGGCTAGGGATGTTAAATAGGAGATCGGCTCTTGCTTCAGGCATGTCCGGAAAATCCGATGGATCCATCCCGCATAAGCGATAGACAGACGAATCGGCTCTAATCGTGAGGACCAGATGCTCGGCTATGTCCAGCTTGACTTGGTCCGAGGGGAATTTCCGCAGGATGTCTGAGAAGGTCTTGGCAGGAACGACGATACATCCCGTGCTGTGAATCGCAATTATGCCCTCGGTATCGGTTAAAGGAATGTCATGCCGGATCATCATGTGCATGTGACTTGCGATCAGCGTCAGTCCATTCGAGTGGGCCGTGAGCTTGATTCCTGACAAGATCGGAATGGTGCAAGTTGAGGATACAGCCTTCATAACGTTCTGTACGGCAGCATACAACGTTTCACGGGAGACGCTAATCCGCATTCGGCCGCACATCCTTATCTTCCGAACCGGTCAAGAAGAAGGCTTCCATAATATCGCGGATCGTTTCCGACCGGGAACATTGGAGCTTGGCGGAGCGCTGCTCCAATGCCGCCCATACTTCTTCGGTCAACGTCAAAGAAAGTTTCTTGGTTACGCCGAAGCCTTTACGTCCCGCGCCGGCACGGGCTCCTCCTCTGGAGAACATCATTTGAAGCTGTCCCTCTTGACCGGGTATGCCCAGCTTGACCTTATCGTGCTTCAATAGGTTCGCCCCGCCTTCAATATTGAATAAAGTAACCTTAATCAATAACATGGATACATTAACTTTAGCATAGCGGATTGTGTTTAGCAATATATGGATGAATGTAAAGGAGGGCATTATGCAGGCAAAATTCGATGAGCTGGTTCGGCATTACTTCGAGGATTGTTCGAGCTATGAGATGGAGCCGGTTCCATTCGGTCTGACGAATCTTACGAGAGTCATTACGATTCATGACGTTAACTATATAGCCCGCATCTATAATCCGCATACCAAAAATGTACCCAGCCTGGAGCTGGAGTCGCGCATCACGTCCTATTTAAGTCAAAGCGGTCTTTCCTTCCAGGTGCCTGTCTTCCTTCGTACGCTAACGGGAGATGAATATATACAATTCGCAGACGGTACGTTGGGGGCTGTGGTTTCCTTCCTGGAGGGAAGCCCGCCTGAATTGACAGACACTGGGCAAGCATACGGGTTTGGCCGGGTGGTCGGCGAAATTTCTTCCGCTTTAAGCCATTGCGATACGAGGGGGCTTGGATTCCGGGGCATCTCCTTTATGAACATCTACAAGCTGCATCCTCTAGCTGATCATCGGACCGTGGCGTCGTTTATCGATGAGCCGCCTTTTCATATTCCGGAGGACGATCAGAATTTCTATCGCGAAATGGTTTCCTTGGTAGAACGTTCGATCAGCCAGCTACAACAATTGCCGGCCCAATTGGTTCATCATGACTTGCTCGTGTTCAACTTACTAGCCCGAGACAACCAAATATGCGGCGTATTGGATTTTGATTTTACATCTATGGATGCGGGTTTTATGGAATTCGCGATCAGTCTGAATCATATCCTGCAGCTGTCCGATGGATCGCTCGACATGATGGATGCTTTCGTTAAGGGATACGCTGCATTCCGCAAGAGCTCCGGGGAAGAAATCGATCAACTTCAGCTTCTGACCCAGGTCTATCATATTGCAGTCCTTCATATTTATATCGGCCAGCATTATGCAGGGAAGGACGCCGAACAGCCTTTCAAGTATATTCTCGCCCAATTTCGCGATCGGAATGACTGGCTTAACGACAATTGGGAAGCAACAAGGCGGCTGTTGGAGACCTGCTTACTTTAACTCCTTATTAAGCGTGATTTACATCGTAAATGATTAATGGTATTTTAATCGCGACTATAGGTGAAGGAGGCGTTGTCTTATGGAGATGAAGCTAACATCAATTCGGGCGCAATACAAGGAAGGGGACAGCGCTTCAGCCCGGCAAACGGCGTGATCCCCATTAAATTTGGGAGGGTCAAATGGAGAATCGTTATTCAACTGCCATATCGTTAGGCGAGGTTGCCTTTCATCTGCAAGAACCCCATGATTTCGAATGGCTAACTAATCTGGGGCATGCATTTCGCGTATTCGACCAACAGGATTCCGGGAATATTAGCTTCGGCGTCGAGATCGAAGGAAAGAGGCGATTCGTCAAATATGCCGGAGCTAAACCGCTGGATTACAGAGGGGACCCGGAAGATGCGGTGAGGCGATTATCGCAGGCTATCCCTCTATATGCTGCATTAGCGCATCCCAGCTTGATTCAGCTTGTGAATCACTTTCCGGTGAATCAAGGCTATGCGGCTGTGTTTGAATGGTTCGACGGGGACTGCCTGCATTCCCACTGGTCCTTCCCGCCTCCGGCCAAGTACGATCACCCGGATTCACCCTACTATCGTTACAAGCATCTGCCGGTGAGTCGGCGATTGGAATCGCTGGATGCAATCTTTTCGTTTCATGCGCATGTGGAATCGCAAGGCTATGCCGCCGTCGATTTCTATGATGGGAGCATACTATACGATTTCTCAAACCACGTGACCCAAATATGCGATATCGACTTCTACCGAAAAACGCCTTCGTTCAACGATATGGGCGAGCATTTCTGGGGCGCGGCGCGTTCGAAATCACCGGAGGAATTCACATTAGGTGCGCCGATCGATGCGCGGACGAATGTTTTTACGATGGGGGCCATCGCCTTCGGATTGCTGGGCGGGGAAACGGACCGTTCCTGCGAGAAATGGGACGCGAGTCTGTCGCTTTACGAGGTCGCATTGCGAGCGGTCGACCCTGAGCGAGAGCTGCGTTACCCGGATGTTGCCGCATTTAGACGCGCCTGGGATGCCGCGAAGCTCATGGAATCCTAAATAACGATCGAATCGGCCATCCGGAGAGGGTGGCCGTTCTGCGTAAAGTTAACCCTGCAGGGCTACCTAATAACTAGTAAGTTTTTACAAATGTAAAACCATTTCATGAAAGGGTTGACGAAACGTGTCCAACATGTTATTTTTAATTCGGGGTAAACAGGTTGGAATATAAGAAAATGGGAAAATGAGGATAATAAACAGGGGGGCATCATGAAGAAATCATACGCATCAATTGTACTGGGTATCGTTCTTGTGCTGCTGCTTGCCGGATGCGGCAGCAACGCAAATGGAGATAAGAATGCCAACGCGAATCAGCCTGCTGAAGGCCAAAGAGAGAAGCTGAAGGTTGGCATATCGTCGGGTCCCGAATCCGAGGATGTATGGAAGATCGTGAAGGAGAACGCAGCTAAGGACGGCGTCGATATCGAAGTCGTTGTATTCAACGATTATGTGCAGCCGAATAAAGTGCTGGAAGA carries:
- a CDS encoding CopG family transcriptional regulator is translated as MADQEKITINLGPVDLGQIDLLVDQGFYSNRTDFIKIAIRNQLQNHSTEIKRYTTEKFFVMGVLEFSRERLEELRQSGKVLDIKLIGSLMISDDVTLDLARETFGKLKLFGMMKAPGDVKLFLQELGRKH
- a CDS encoding phosphotransferase enzyme family protein, which codes for MQAKFDELVRHYFEDCSSYEMEPVPFGLTNLTRVITIHDVNYIARIYNPHTKNVPSLELESRITSYLSQSGLSFQVPVFLRTLTGDEYIQFADGTLGAVVSFLEGSPPELTDTGQAYGFGRVVGEISSALSHCDTRGLGFRGISFMNIYKLHPLADHRTVASFIDEPPFHIPEDDQNFYREMVSLVERSISQLQQLPAQLVHHDLLVFNLLARDNQICGVLDFDFTSMDAGFMEFAISLNHILQLSDGSLDMMDAFVKGYAAFRKSSGEEIDQLQLLTQVYHIAVLHIYIGQHYAGKDAEQPFKYILAQFRDRNDWLNDNWEATRRLLETCLL
- the dnaN gene encoding DNA polymerase III subunit beta, yielding MRISVSRETLYAAVQNVMKAVSSTCTIPILSGIKLTAHSNGLTLIASHMHMMIRHDIPLTDTEGIIAIHSTGCIVVPAKTFSDILRKFPSDQVKLDIAEHLVLTIRADSSVYRLCGMDPSDFPDMPEARADLLFNIPSPLLYRVIKQVAFAVSSSENRPVLTGVSCRLDAQGRLRFLAADGVRLAVRTIDLDISPVPVIHPIIIPGSNLLELAKLLRDEQGTTEIAFGESWAVFKTGHTMVYSALIDGTYPNVEHLIPISHTTELLVHSDAMIQAIERVMLLTDESQLLRFHAAGHHIKLTARTAQVGDVIEELNLANRTGADIELAFNGKHMRDILRSADSERTTLKFTGKLNPIVIEPSADPQSTYILTPIRT
- a CDS encoding sigma-70 family RNA polymerase sigma factor, whose protein sequence is MLEWIESARKGNRDAFDPIVRHYSAMAYAVAYDKLHDRHLAEDAVQEAFAEAFIHLDQLKQPEAFPGWLKTIVMRQCHRHIRKKRLRTVPIDAISRAAGLQTDVSDIVERREMLGVLHDSIAALSANMRIAVQLFYFHGYSLQEISAYSGTSVSTLKKRLFDARSKLRGTLPVADFVAVFHQLYEGGSNMLHIVNGDSVADKLRQGVVQGDILVWREVYPEGPVFLDPANKANRSARAQYLESAMGIPSEVYIEGCLTQEKALADFHNYEEIVLWFEHDLFDQTMLCYLLHWLSQQKLGKTKISLLCIGAYPGIELFRGLGQLSVEQMKTLSGTWQSIRQEEFDLGAAVWEAYCSPDPGRLVELLQEGRTAVLPYVHNAFELHLSRLPSTYNGLGIVEQTTLEMVRGGADSPLELFEHVGNKLHELGMGDLQYWHSLAGISQGPHRLLNIEGLEAFPTFEGSAPSFRHCKVTLTELGRSVMNGTADWVAANGIDAWFGGIHLQGHSSPWRWDASSRRIVKIV
- a CDS encoding serine/threonine protein kinase, producing MENRYSTAISLGEVAFHLQEPHDFEWLTNLGHAFRVFDQQDSGNISFGVEIEGKRRFVKYAGAKPLDYRGDPEDAVRRLSQAIPLYAALAHPSLIQLVNHFPVNQGYAAVFEWFDGDCLHSHWSFPPPAKYDHPDSPYYRYKHLPVSRRLESLDAIFSFHAHVESQGYAAVDFYDGSILYDFSNHVTQICDIDFYRKTPSFNDMGEHFWGAARSKSPEEFTLGAPIDARTNVFTMGAIAFGLLGGETDRSCEKWDASLSLYEVALRAVDPERELRYPDVAAFRRAWDAAKLMES